In one Alphaproteobacteria bacterium genomic region, the following are encoded:
- a CDS encoding ABC transporter substrate-binding protein translates to MFFRTLSVARVAAAAILSIYALAVSAACAHETVEVTDVLDRKVTVPHGAERVLLGFYFEDFQAIVGPGAFDRVVAISRDTWEGWRNTQWQAYVKVLPRLESLIDVGEVDAGSFNIEAAVASKPDVAILAAWQFRGLGEAVAKFDAAGIPVVVVDYNAQTVEKHVASTRLIGKIMAVEDRAEKLAMEYKAAVDDVMARVAASAEGTKKVYVELGNKGASEYGNSYSGTMWAGVVDLAGGENIAEGRIENWGPLSPEYVIASRPDVILIPGSGWAGRDKAVLMGFGTDPAVTRDRLRPYTERAGWATIPAVRNGEVHSVYHGGARTLYDYAFLQYVAKILHPEAFADVDPLETHRRFYQAYLPISADGSFMVKLD, encoded by the coding sequence ATGTTTTTTCGAACGCTTTCCGTGGCGCGCGTCGCCGCGGCCGCCATTCTTTCCATCTACGCCTTGGCCGTTTCGGCCGCCTGTGCCCATGAAACCGTCGAGGTGACCGATGTCCTCGATCGGAAAGTGACCGTGCCGCATGGTGCGGAACGGGTTCTGCTGGGGTTCTACTTCGAGGACTTTCAGGCCATCGTCGGCCCCGGTGCCTTTGACCGTGTGGTCGCCATTTCCCGAGATACCTGGGAGGGGTGGCGCAATACGCAGTGGCAGGCCTACGTGAAGGTCCTGCCGCGCCTCGAAAGCCTGATCGACGTCGGGGAAGTGGATGCCGGGTCGTTCAACATCGAGGCGGCGGTGGCATCCAAGCCGGATGTCGCAATTCTGGCCGCGTGGCAGTTTCGCGGCCTGGGGGAAGCGGTCGCCAAGTTCGATGCGGCCGGCATTCCTGTTGTCGTGGTCGACTACAATGCCCAGACGGTCGAAAAGCATGTCGCCAGCACCCGCCTGATCGGCAAGATCATGGCAGTAGAGGATCGCGCCGAGAAACTCGCGATGGAATACAAGGCGGCTGTCGATGATGTGATGGCACGGGTTGCCGCGTCGGCGGAGGGCACGAAGAAGGTCTATGTCGAACTCGGCAACAAGGGAGCTTCGGAATACGGCAATAGCTATTCCGGCACCATGTGGGCCGGTGTCGTCGACCTGGCGGGCGGTGAGAACATTGCCGAGGGTCGGATCGAAAATTGGGGACCGCTGAGCCCGGAATATGTCATCGCCAGCCGGCCGGACGTGATCCTGATCCCTGGATCGGGCTGGGCAGGCCGTGACAAGGCGGTTCTGATGGGGTTCGGAACCGACCCAGCGGTGACGCGCGATCGTCTGCGCCCCTATACGGAACGGGCAGGGTGGGCGACGATTCCGGCGGTTCGGAACGGCGAGGTCCATTCCGTGTATCACGGCGGAGCCCGCACGCTCTACGACTACGCATTCCTGCAGTATGTCGCAAAGATCCTGCACCCCGAAGCCTTTGCGGATGTCGATCCTTTGGAGACCCATCGCCGCTTCTATCAGGCCTATCTGCCGATTTCGGCGGATGGAAGTTTCATGGTGAAGCTGGATTGA
- a CDS encoding flavin reductase family protein, with the protein MDSDDEVTSTVFRTVCGRFATGVAVATTRDGKGARWGLTVNSFSSVSLDPPLVLFSIDRSASSHDIFLGSPRFGINILSDRQKALSDRFSFLKDEDRFDGIDLVSGREADPPLIDGAIAHIVCDLANTFPGGDHTILLGRVRHTAVSKDTTARPLLYYAGGYAGIS; encoded by the coding sequence ATGGATAGCGACGACGAAGTGACATCGACGGTGTTTCGTACGGTTTGCGGACGGTTTGCGACCGGCGTGGCTGTGGCCACGACCCGGGACGGGAAGGGCGCGCGCTGGGGGCTGACCGTCAACTCGTTTTCCTCGGTTTCCCTGGATCCGCCACTGGTTCTGTTCTCGATCGATCGGTCGGCGTCCTCGCATGATATCTTTCTGGGATCTCCACGATTCGGGATCAATATCCTGTCGGACCGCCAGAAGGCGCTTTCGGACCGGTTTTCCTTTCTCAAGGACGAGGATCGGTTCGACGGTATAGATCTGGTGTCCGGAAGGGAAGCCGACCCCCCGCTTATCGACGGTGCGATCGCGCATATCGTCTGTGATCTGGCAAATACATTTCCTGGCGGGGATCACACCATTCTGCTGGGACGTGTGCGTCACACCGCCGTATCAAAGGATACGACGGCTCGGCCGCTTCTTTACTATGCCGGAGGATATGCTGGCATTTCGTAG
- the motA gene encoding flagellar motor stator protein MotA, with product MFVIIGIVAVIGCVLGSYMAMGGKLGVLNQPFEFTLIFGAGASAFIIANPMRIVKGSVSRLGGIFKGPKYKKADYLELLTMQYQVFKLIKQKGALAVEQHVENPHDSKLFEPFEKFHKDHHAIEFFCDYLRLMTLGTDNPHEVEALIDADLETHHQTDHQIAHALTGMAEGFPALGIVAAVLGVIKTMGSINEPPEVLGRLIGGALVGTFLGILLCYGFFAPFASNAKAIMEEEATYFNCMKAGILAHLAGYAPAVSTEFARKSLAPHNRPTFAEVESAVESLPPVSG from the coding sequence ATGTTTGTTATCATTGGAATTGTCGCAGTTATCGGATGTGTCCTGGGCTCCTACATGGCCATGGGCGGTAAACTGGGCGTTCTGAACCAGCCCTTTGAATTCACCCTGATTTTTGGCGCCGGGGCTTCGGCCTTCATCATCGCCAACCCGATGCGCATCGTGAAGGGCTCGGTCAGCCGTCTCGGCGGCATTTTCAAGGGCCCTAAATACAAGAAGGCCGACTATCTGGAACTGCTGACCATGCAGTATCAGGTCTTCAAGTTGATCAAGCAGAAGGGCGCGCTGGCGGTCGAACAGCATGTCGAGAATCCACACGATTCAAAACTGTTCGAGCCGTTCGAGAAATTCCACAAGGATCATCACGCCATCGAATTTTTCTGCGACTATCTGCGCCTCATGACGCTGGGCACAGACAATCCGCATGAAGTCGAGGCGCTGATTGATGCGGATTTGGAAACGCACCACCAGACCGATCACCAGATCGCCCACGCCCTGACGGGTATGGCAGAAGGCTTCCCTGCCCTCGGGATTGTCGCGGCGGTTCTGGGGGTCATCAAGACCATGGGGTCGATCAACGAGCCGCCCGAAGTCTTGGGCCGGCTGATCGGCGGCGCCCTGGTGGGTACCTTCCTCGGCATTCTGCTGTGCTATGGTTTCTTCGCTCCCTTCGCCAGCAATGCAAAGGCGATCATGGAAGAGGAAGCAACCTACTTTAACTGCATGAAGGCAGGCATTCTGGCGCATCTCGCGGGATATGCACCGGCGGTTTCAACGGAATTCGCCCGCAAGTCTCTGGCGCCGCATAACCGCCCGACCTTCGCAGAGGTGGAAAGCGCGGTCGAATCCCTGCCGCCGGTCAGCGGCTAA
- a CDS encoding flagellar motor protein MotB: MADLEQQIIVKKVKVPEEGAHGGAWKVAYADFVTAMMAFFLLLWLLNATEQEVLDGISNYFTPTTRTTSADSGSNNVFGGITPNQPGPTQDKRTESPDATDGSSQGNLNSSDDESGKDDVTSTGSIGEVNADEEEKRFNQAKQNLETQINELPPELQDLKETVKIDVTDEGLRIQLVDSRDKSNFQEGTAQLTEHARISLQLLSDIAINLPNPISITGHTGSDEGGDQSWDLSVDRANSVRRGLRQNNIPEVRFETVIGVADSDPLIPENPSSPQNRRMTIVLLRQAPAPP, from the coding sequence ATGGCAGATCTCGAGCAGCAAATCATCGTGAAGAAGGTAAAGGTCCCCGAGGAAGGCGCCCATGGTGGCGCCTGGAAGGTCGCCTATGCCGATTTCGTTACCGCCATGATGGCGTTCTTTCTGTTGCTGTGGCTGCTGAATGCGACCGAACAGGAAGTACTGGACGGCATCTCAAACTATTTCACACCGACCACGCGAACGACCTCGGCCGATTCCGGCTCAAACAACGTGTTCGGCGGCATCACCCCCAACCAGCCCGGCCCGACGCAGGACAAGCGGACCGAATCCCCGGACGCGACCGACGGCTCCTCGCAGGGGAACCTGAATTCCAGCGACGACGAATCCGGTAAGGACGATGTGACCAGCACCGGCAGCATCGGCGAAGTCAACGCCGATGAGGAAGAAAAGCGTTTCAACCAGGCTAAACAGAACCTGGAAACGCAAATCAATGAATTGCCGCCTGAACTCCAGGACCTGAAGGAAACCGTCAAGATCGACGTGACGGATGAAGGCTTGCGGATTCAACTGGTCGACAGTCGCGACAAGTCGAACTTCCAGGAAGGCACCGCGCAGTTGACGGAACACGCACGCATCAGCCTTCAACTGCTCTCTGACATCGCAATCAATTTGCCCAATCCCATATCGATTACCGGCCACACGGGCAGCGACGAGGGGGGCGATCAAAGTTGGGACCTGTCCGTGGATCGAGCCAACTCTGTCCGCCGCGGCTTGCGGCAGAACAATATCCCCGAGGTCCGCTTCGAAACTGTCATCGGTGTCGCGGATTCAGACCCCCTGATCCCGGAAAACCCTTCCTCTCCGCAGAACCGGCGCATGACAATCGTACTGTTGCGCCAGGCGCCGGCGCCGCCCTGA
- a CDS encoding iron ABC transporter permease: MSATASAVTHYDMMRRRRIVWLTVVLALLFAMAVTDLLIGPAFLPLFDVLGSFIPLGGELDRTVEVIVWNIRMPMTAMAVVVGASLGVAGALMQTILGNPLASPYTLGFSAAAGFGAALVILIGIEIPALPGLTVPIAAFLAAAGATALVYGLARRREASAEVMILSGIATLFLFQSAQSLVQYMAAPEVLQEIVFWLFGSLLKATWLSVGVSGGILIVSAVLLAPDLWRLTALRLGDDRARSLGVNVERLRRRIFIIVALLTAGAVAFVGTIGFVGLVAPHIARSMVGEDQRLLLPVSAATGAVVMVTASVVSKGISPGAVVPIGIVTAVVGVPFLFGLILRGRRSYW, from the coding sequence ATGTCCGCAACCGCAAGTGCCGTAACGCATTACGACATGATGCGTCGCCGCCGCATCGTGTGGCTCACCGTGGTCCTGGCTCTACTGTTCGCGATGGCAGTGACCGACCTCCTGATCGGGCCGGCGTTTCTGCCGCTTTTCGATGTTCTCGGTTCCTTCATTCCCCTTGGCGGTGAACTGGACCGGACGGTGGAGGTCATTGTCTGGAACATTCGTATGCCAATGACTGCGATGGCCGTCGTCGTCGGTGCGTCGCTCGGGGTTGCCGGGGCGCTGATGCAGACCATTCTCGGGAATCCGTTGGCCAGTCCCTACACGTTGGGTTTCTCCGCCGCAGCGGGATTCGGCGCGGCCCTGGTGATCCTGATCGGCATAGAAATTCCCGCATTGCCGGGGCTGACCGTGCCGATTGCCGCCTTCTTGGCGGCCGCAGGCGCGACCGCGCTGGTGTATGGATTGGCGAGACGGCGAGAGGCATCTGCGGAAGTCATGATCCTGTCCGGGATCGCCACGCTGTTTCTGTTTCAATCGGCGCAGTCGCTGGTGCAGTACATGGCGGCACCGGAGGTATTGCAGGAGATCGTGTTCTGGCTCTTTGGCAGCCTGCTGAAGGCGACATGGCTGAGTGTCGGTGTGTCCGGCGGCATCCTGATCGTGTCCGCCGTCCTTCTGGCGCCCGATCTATGGCGGCTGACCGCTCTGCGCCTGGGAGATGACCGGGCGCGAAGTCTGGGGGTGAATGTGGAGAGGCTGCGCCGTCGAATTTTCATAATCGTGGCGCTACTGACCGCAGGCGCGGTCGCATTCGTCGGGACCATCGGGTTCGTGGGGCTTGTCGCCCCGCACATTGCCCGGTCAATGGTCGGCGAGGACCAGCGGCTGCTGCTGCCGGTATCTGCGGCAACCGGCGCGGTGGTGATGGTCACCGCGTCGGTCGTTTCGAAGGGCATTAGCCCCGGCGCCGTGGTGCCGATCGGAATCGTGACCGCCGTCGTCGGCGTCCCCTTCTTGTTCGGCCTGATCTTGAGAGGCAGGAGGTCCTATTGGTAA
- a CDS encoding class I SAM-dependent methyltransferase — protein MTLRGRKPILVAVAAQGAAVIAVLFLVQGHFHVTGTDLPTWVKVAAASSAAAATSALFRAALGWIAFMATLPALFAAALYIDLPVWIPGAVLLVLVLLLRNVVGDRVPLYLSNAETVDRLSDLLPNDAPVAVLDLGCGTGSVPLALARRQNNPDSRFVGVENAPLPYAIARLRSFLTRDRRVDIRWGSLWNTDLQGWNLVYAFLSPHPMAALYDKASREMSSGAVFVSNSFEVPGHEPDRRVPIESGRATALLLWNMG, from the coding sequence ATGACACTGCGGGGACGAAAACCGATCCTGGTGGCGGTGGCAGCGCAGGGAGCCGCCGTCATCGCGGTGCTGTTTCTCGTTCAGGGCCACTTTCATGTGACCGGCACCGATTTACCGACCTGGGTGAAGGTCGCGGCAGCCTCATCAGCCGCGGCCGCGACCTCGGCGCTCTTTCGGGCGGCGCTTGGCTGGATCGCCTTCATGGCGACCCTTCCGGCACTGTTCGCGGCCGCGCTCTATATCGATCTGCCGGTGTGGATTCCGGGCGCAGTATTGCTGGTGCTGGTCCTGTTGTTGCGGAATGTCGTCGGCGACCGGGTTCCGCTCTACCTCAGCAATGCGGAGACCGTGGACAGACTGTCGGACCTGCTCCCGAATGATGCCCCTGTTGCCGTACTCGACCTCGGCTGCGGTACCGGCAGCGTCCCCCTGGCCCTGGCACGTCGGCAAAACAATCCGGACAGTCGTTTTGTAGGGGTCGAAAACGCGCCGCTACCCTATGCGATCGCGCGTCTACGCTCCTTCCTGACCCGTGACAGGCGCGTCGACATCCGCTGGGGGTCGCTGTGGAATACCGACCTTCAGGGCTGGAATCTCGTCTATGCCTTCCTGAGCCCCCACCCGATGGCCGCCCTTTATGACAAGGCATCTCGGGAGATGTCGTCAGGTGCGGTTTTTGTCAGCAATTCCTTCGAAGTTCCGGGCCATGAGCCGGACAGACGGGTACCGATCGAAAGCGGTCGGGCAACGGCCCTACTGCTCTGGAACATGGGCTGA
- a CDS encoding DUF2946 family protein, which yields MTASIRTIRLLRLLPAILWLTAQLGMSGVFGAQTASAATGDGVRSIVICTADGFARVALNADGQPVDPAKAIGSLCEWCQAFGAVVMPAAPADASILNLDPVGTVEVSADHDLRVGRPSDQPYPIRGPPL from the coding sequence ATGACGGCGAGCATCCGGACAATCAGGCTCTTGCGATTGCTGCCGGCCATATTGTGGCTGACGGCTCAGCTCGGCATGTCAGGTGTGTTCGGCGCGCAGACCGCGTCCGCCGCAACGGGCGATGGCGTCCGCAGCATCGTCATCTGTACCGCAGACGGATTCGCCAGGGTCGCATTGAACGCCGATGGTCAGCCGGTCGATCCGGCCAAGGCGATCGGAAGCCTGTGTGAATGGTGTCAGGCGTTCGGCGCAGTCGTGATGCCTGCGGCCCCGGCCGATGCCAGTATTCTGAACCTTGATCCGGTCGGCACCGTTGAAGTGTCCGCAGACCATGATCTGCGTGTCGGCCGCCCGTCCGACCAGCCTTATCCCATCCGCGGGCCACCTCTCTGA
- a CDS encoding circularly permuted type 2 ATP-grasp protein, whose protein sequence is MGVSDNSNAPAHGYDPSGYFCEILSAAERGVIPQAVVERLRSIETKELSNRADAASRELYNLGITFTVYSDRTMIDRILPFDVLPRVIGASEWETIERGVEQRVKTLNLFLQDIYHDQKCLKDGIIPTDLVVGNKNYRKRMVGVDVPGGTYVHVSGIDLVRDGNGDFRVLEDNARTPSGVSYVVENRHMMQRAFPDLVDDIGIRPVDDYGPKLLQAMLDVAPDGPMDPQVVLLSPGAYNSAYFEHIFLAREMGVPLVEGRDLRVEDDRVFMRTTEGEEEVHCIYRRIDDDFLDPRAFRPDSLLGVPGIFDAYRKGNITLANAIGTGVADDKAVYAYLPRLIEYFLGEEAILANVPTHICREAEGLSYTLDHLEELVVKPVGESGGYGILIGPRATKEELAEFRTKIKADPSNFISQPMINLSVCPTLVDGAVEPRHVDLRPFCVTGKSSWVLPGGLTRVALRKGSLVVNSSQGGGSKDTWVLTD, encoded by the coding sequence ATGGGAGTCTCAGACAACTCGAACGCACCGGCACACGGTTACGACCCGTCGGGCTACTTTTGCGAAATCCTCTCCGCGGCAGAACGCGGCGTCATTCCGCAGGCTGTGGTCGAGCGATTGCGCAGCATCGAAACCAAAGAATTGAGCAACAGGGCCGATGCGGCCTCCCGGGAACTTTACAATCTCGGGATTACCTTCACCGTCTATTCCGACAGGACCATGATCGACCGCATCCTGCCGTTCGATGTGCTACCCCGCGTCATTGGCGCATCGGAGTGGGAGACGATCGAACGCGGCGTCGAACAGCGGGTCAAGACGCTCAACCTGTTCCTCCAGGACATCTATCATGATCAGAAATGCCTGAAGGACGGCATCATTCCCACCGATCTGGTTGTCGGGAACAAAAACTATCGCAAGCGCATGGTGGGTGTGGATGTACCGGGCGGAACCTATGTCCATGTATCCGGCATCGATCTGGTCCGCGATGGCAATGGCGACTTTCGGGTTCTCGAAGACAATGCCAGGACGCCGTCCGGCGTATCTTATGTGGTCGAAAACCGGCATATGATGCAGCGGGCCTTTCCCGATCTGGTCGATGATATCGGAATCCGGCCGGTGGACGATTACGGTCCGAAACTGCTCCAGGCCATGCTGGATGTCGCCCCGGACGGGCCGATGGACCCTCAGGTCGTCCTGCTCTCCCCCGGCGCATACAATTCCGCCTATTTCGAGCACATCTTCCTGGCGCGTGAAATGGGCGTGCCGCTTGTCGAAGGCCGTGACCTGCGTGTCGAGGACGACCGCGTCTTCATGCGAACAACGGAAGGCGAGGAAGAAGTCCACTGCATCTATCGCAGGATCGATGATGACTTCCTCGATCCCAGGGCTTTCCGGCCCGACAGTCTGCTGGGCGTTCCCGGCATTTTCGACGCCTATCGAAAAGGCAACATCACGCTGGCCAATGCGATCGGCACGGGCGTGGCCGACGATAAAGCGGTCTATGCCTACCTGCCCCGGCTGATCGAGTATTTTCTTGGTGAGGAAGCCATCCTGGCCAATGTCCCGACCCATATCTGCCGGGAGGCGGAAGGACTGTCCTACACGCTGGACCATCTCGAGGAGCTGGTGGTGAAACCGGTCGGGGAGTCCGGCGGTTACGGCATTCTCATCGGTCCGCGCGCGACCAAGGAGGAATTGGCGGAGTTCCGCACAAAGATCAAGGCGGACCCGTCCAACTTCATTAGCCAACCCATGATCAATCTTTCGGTCTGTCCCACGCTGGTCGACGGGGCCGTTGAACCGCGCCATGTCGATCTTCGTCCGTTCTGTGTGACCGGAAAGTCGAGTTGGGTTCTGCCCGGCGGTCTGACACGCGTGGCGCTGCGCAAGGGCTCGCTGGTCGTGAACTCCAGTCAGGGCGGCGGCTCCAAGGACACCTGGGTCCTGACGGACTGA
- a CDS encoding ABC transporter ATP-binding protein, translating into MVSGISARGVSVAISGTPLIEDISLTVNAGEMVALIGPNGAGKSTLLKALCGIVASSGSIEGAGSDAAYMPQESGVATSLTVMEAMLLGRVRTLGIRVSRNVLNAASSALSGFGLAELAGRRLDTLSGGQRQLVFLAQSVFREPNALLLDEPTSALDLRHQLMVLESVRTVCRARRMAVVVALHDLGQAARFADRIVCMSDGRIVADGAPDRVLTEDRIRAVYRVEVEICRTVRGALSITPMTAA; encoded by the coding sequence TTGGTAAGTGGAATATCCGCCCGCGGCGTCTCGGTCGCGATTTCCGGAACGCCCCTGATTGAAGACATTTCCCTGACCGTGAATGCCGGGGAAATGGTGGCCCTGATCGGCCCGAACGGCGCCGGAAAGTCGACGCTTCTGAAGGCGCTGTGCGGCATTGTTGCGTCAAGTGGTTCAATTGAAGGGGCCGGATCGGATGCTGCCTACATGCCGCAGGAGTCCGGGGTGGCCACTTCGCTGACGGTGATGGAGGCGATGCTGCTGGGGCGGGTCCGCACCTTGGGGATCAGGGTGTCGAGAAACGTGCTGAATGCGGCCTCGAGCGCCCTGTCGGGTTTCGGGCTGGCTGAACTGGCCGGCCGGCGGCTGGATACGCTCAGCGGGGGGCAGCGCCAGTTGGTGTTCTTGGCGCAGTCCGTGTTTCGAGAGCCGAATGCCCTGCTTCTGGATGAACCCACCTCGGCCCTCGATCTCCGACATCAGCTCATGGTTCTGGAATCCGTGCGGACTGTATGCCGGGCGCGCCGGATGGCGGTTGTGGTCGCCTTGCATGATCTTGGACAGGCAGCGCGCTTTGCCGACCGGATTGTCTGCATGTCAGACGGTCGCATTGTCGCCGATGGCGCCCCCGATCGTGTCCTGACGGAAGACAGGATACGTGCGGTCTACCGCGTCGAGGTGGAAATCTGCCGTACGGTACGGGGCGCGCTGAGCATTACCCCGATGACGGCTGCCTGA
- a CDS encoding flagellar motor protein MotB, which translates to MSEGLQGEAIEPLILKKKIKIPAGAHGGAWKVAYADFVTAMMAFFLLLWLLNATTEEQMTGLSDYFAPPSAAEDSQGIGQALSGAVASLEGAMRSASSPPVTSVAIPSYGSEESGKETGEEREDPDAANVNLGDATAEQQEQQMLDDALAKLKQSIQEDPSVRDLQDSIIYEITEDGLLIQLLDYQRREMFEPGTDQMTRRAVRLLALISGIIVQLPNDVAITGHTDSAPQPGATPDYGNWELSGDRAAASRRWMERNGFPTSRLVRVEGKADSDLLDPRDPENERNRRISILLLRQNAPEKQQQVFVPGVDDVPGSGDAGAAPARDTSGLAPPPLPEN; encoded by the coding sequence ATGTCGGAAGGTCTCCAGGGTGAAGCGATAGAACCGCTGATCCTGAAAAAGAAGATCAAGATCCCGGCAGGGGCCCATGGCGGCGCCTGGAAAGTCGCCTATGCCGATTTCGTGACCGCCATGATGGCGTTCTTTCTCCTGTTATGGCTCCTCAACGCCACGACCGAAGAGCAGATGACCGGCCTGTCCGACTATTTCGCCCCGCCCAGCGCGGCGGAGGATTCCCAGGGCATCGGTCAGGCCCTATCCGGTGCCGTGGCCTCTCTGGAGGGCGCAATGCGTTCCGCATCGTCCCCACCGGTTACCAGCGTTGCGATCCCTTCCTACGGTTCGGAGGAGTCCGGCAAGGAAACCGGCGAGGAACGGGAAGATCCCGACGCTGCCAATGTCAATCTGGGCGACGCCACTGCCGAGCAGCAGGAGCAGCAGATGCTGGATGACGCTCTGGCAAAGCTGAAACAGTCCATTCAGGAAGACCCCAGTGTCCGTGATCTTCAGGACAGCATTATCTATGAGATCACTGAGGACGGGCTGCTGATCCAGCTACTGGACTATCAACGACGGGAGATGTTCGAGCCCGGAACCGACCAGATGACACGGCGCGCCGTTCGCCTGCTGGCACTGATCAGCGGCATCATCGTGCAGCTTCCCAATGATGTCGCGATCACGGGCCATACGGATTCCGCGCCGCAGCCTGGCGCGACACCGGACTATGGAAACTGGGAGTTGTCCGGGGATCGGGCGGCGGCCAGCCGTCGCTGGATGGAGCGCAACGGCTTTCCGACAAGCCGTCTCGTACGGGTCGAAGGCAAGGCCGATTCCGACCTTCTTGACCCTCGTGATCCCGAGAATGAACGGAATCGCCGAATTTCCATCCTGTTGTTGCGCCAGAATGCGCCGGAGAAGCAACAGCAGGTCTTCGTGCCGGGCGTGGACGATGTTCCAGGCAGCGGAGACGCCGGCGCCGCACCGGCACGCGATACGAGCGGTCTTGCCCCGCCGCCCCTACCCGAGAATTGA
- a CDS encoding RDD family protein yields the protein MSHQDGQIEPGRGRGKSGTDQFEDPQYWSGTIFKRTMSYLIDFCVLAAIGVALWLITALTFGLLAPITALLWAATPIAYHTLMVSGRGATVGQSALGLKVVDAETGHVPSVLQALILTLLFYVSVAFSFVPLLYVLFDDRSRFLHDILSGLRTIHAGKVSP from the coding sequence ATGTCACACCAGGACGGACAGATCGAACCCGGGCGGGGTCGAGGAAAAAGCGGCACTGACCAGTTTGAGGACCCGCAATACTGGTCCGGCACGATCTTCAAGCGGACGATGAGTTACCTCATCGATTTCTGTGTGCTCGCGGCGATCGGAGTGGCGCTCTGGTTGATCACAGCGCTGACTTTCGGCCTGCTCGCCCCGATCACCGCACTTCTGTGGGCGGCTACGCCAATCGCGTATCATACGCTAATGGTTTCGGGACGCGGCGCGACAGTCGGACAGTCTGCCCTGGGATTGAAGGTGGTCGACGCGGAAACCGGGCATGTCCCCTCGGTTCTCCAGGCCCTGATCCTGACATTGCTGTTCTATGTCAGTGTCGCCTTCAGCTTCGTGCCCCTGCTGTATGTCCTTTTCGACGACCGCAGCCGATTCCTGCATGATATCTTGAGCGGCTTGCGCACCATCCACGCCGGGAAAGTGTCGCCCTGA